In a genomic window of Ardenticatenales bacterium:
- a CDS encoding DUF3307 domain-containing protein: protein MVIAMLLAHLVGDFVLQWNKLALWKSRATMGAFVHGLVVLVVTVSLALPFDPGWWPWAVFIGLTHMVVDTGQQWLKERQWGGPVRFTPLTRFLIDQAIHLGIIVVVLSATGYIDMGQPWAGLPASFQNEWWLLLILGYVFITMPAWVIIELCVAAIMSDPTPDFANTQRKYTTILERSLITTFVILGQFPLVPLVAMPRLLLEGPALRHEQPSPRYIVELLASICIAVAIGLLLRLIVIQHM from the coding sequence ATGGTCATTGCAATGCTTTTGGCGCACCTGGTCGGAGATTTTGTGCTACAGTGGAACAAGCTGGCGCTTTGGAAGAGCCGGGCCACGATGGGCGCGTTCGTGCATGGGCTGGTGGTGCTGGTGGTGACGGTCTCGCTTGCCCTGCCGTTTGATCCGGGTTGGTGGCCGTGGGCGGTTTTCATAGGGTTGACGCATATGGTGGTGGACACGGGGCAGCAGTGGTTGAAGGAGCGACAGTGGGGAGGACCCGTCCGGTTTACGCCGTTGACGCGCTTTCTTATTGATCAGGCGATTCACCTGGGAATTATTGTCGTTGTGTTGAGCGCGACGGGGTATATTGATATGGGACAGCCGTGGGCGGGTTTGCCGGCATCTTTCCAAAACGAGTGGTGGTTATTGTTGATATTGGGGTATGTGTTTATCACCATGCCGGCATGGGTCATCATTGAACTCTGCGTCGCCGCCATCATGAGCGACCCCACCCCCGACTTCGCCAACACCCAGCGCAAATACACCACCATCCTCGAACGCAGCCTGATCACCACCTTCGTCATCCTCGGCCAATTCCCCCTCGTCCCCCTCGTCGCCATGCCGCGCCTCCTCCTCGAAGGCCCCGCCCTGCGCCACGAACAACCCTCCCCCCGCTACATCGTTGAACTCCTCGCCAGCATCTGCATCGCCGTCGCCATCGGCCTGCTCCTCCGCCTCATCGTCATCCAACATATGTGA
- a CDS encoding 30S ribosomal protein S1: MNTPVTTTNHTPPSPRDTPITFAELLQQYPSRRLQYGQTITGEVLRIDADAVYLDVGAKRDAIVPHSEIKELPETLLNNLTEGTELPVTVTHVPRGDEALLVSIEKGLRQQDWDAIEEIAAVDQTVELTITGYNKGGLVVEFNRLRGFVPNSHVPDLRRIQDQGERLARKSEKVGETLNVKVLEIDRQRERLVLSATAAQKDLRMEQLASLEAGQMITGKVVNLKKYGAFLDLGHVTGLLHISKISWDHVSHPRDVLELGQALKVQVEDVDMKQGRVSLNRQALLPRPWEAFTQHHAEGDLVEGQVTSVVDFGAFVRVDAGIEGLVHISEMGDFSRGGHETSLQPGDIVLARIISIDTPRERIGLSLSRVSQQEQLDWMMARQTQPAKDIEA; the protein is encoded by the coding sequence ATGAATACACCAGTGACAACAACCAACCACACCCCCCCTTCCCCGCGGGACACCCCCATCACGTTTGCCGAACTCTTGCAACAATATCCCAGCCGCCGCCTCCAATACGGCCAGACCATCACCGGAGAAGTACTGCGTATTGACGCCGACGCGGTTTACCTGGACGTGGGGGCCAAGCGGGATGCCATCGTCCCCCATTCGGAAATCAAGGAACTGCCCGAAACGCTGCTCAACAACCTCACGGAAGGCACGGAATTGCCCGTAACGGTAACGCACGTCCCACGCGGTGACGAAGCCCTGCTCGTCTCCATCGAAAAAGGGCTGCGGCAGCAAGATTGGGACGCCATCGAAGAGATCGCCGCCGTGGACCAAACGGTGGAACTGACCATCACGGGTTACAACAAAGGGGGCCTGGTCGTCGAATTTAATCGCCTGCGCGGATTCGTGCCCAATTCACACGTCCCCGATCTGCGCCGCATCCAGGATCAGGGAGAGCGGCTCGCGCGCAAGTCAGAAAAAGTTGGCGAAACACTGAACGTGAAAGTGTTGGAGATAGATCGCCAACGAGAGCGATTGGTACTATCGGCTACGGCAGCACAAAAAGACCTGCGCATGGAGCAGTTGGCGTCTCTGGAAGCGGGGCAAATGATCACGGGCAAAGTGGTCAATCTGAAGAAATATGGCGCGTTCCTCGACCTGGGCCACGTGACGGGTCTACTGCACATTTCCAAGATAAGCTGGGACCATGTAAGCCATCCACGCGATGTGTTGGAACTGGGTCAGGCGCTAAAGGTGCAAGTGGAAGACGTGGATATGAAACAGGGGCGCGTCAGCCTGAATCGGCAGGCGCTGCTGCCACGTCCGTGGGAAGCGTTTACGCAGCATCATGCGGAAGGGGATCTGGTTGAAGGGCAGGTGACGAGTGTGGTGGACTTTGGCGCGTTTGTGCGGGTAGATGCCGGCATTGAAGGACTGGTCCACATCAGCGAAATGGGCGACTTCAGCCGGGGCGGGCACGAAACCTCCCTGCAACCCGGCGACATCGTCCTCGCCCGCATCATCAGCATCGACACCCCCCGCGAGCGCATCGGCCTCAGCCTCAGCCGCGTCTCCCAACAGGAACAACTAGACTGGATGATGGCGCGACAAACCCAGCCCGCCAAAGACATCGAAGCGTAA
- a CDS encoding ribulose-phosphate 3-epimerase, which yields MTIRLAPSILSADFARLADHCREATAVGIDWLHVDVMDGHFVPNISIGPLIVRALRPLADETGCILDVHLMISDPDAYIPAFAQAGADILTVHVEACPHLHRTIQHIKDHGCRAGVTLNPATPLVTLEEILPDVDLLLIMSVNPGFGGQAYIPGSGAKIRRARQMLDAIHSRAWLEVDGGIKPGNAAEVVRQGADVLVAGSAIFGGSRGVAANVAAFREALAGVEQGG from the coding sequence ATGACCATTCGATTGGCTCCCTCTATTCTTTCCGCCGACTTCGCGCGGCTGGCGGACCACTGCCGCGAGGCGACGGCGGTGGGGATTGATTGGTTGCACGTGGACGTGATGGACGGCCATTTCGTGCCCAACATCTCCATCGGACCGCTGATTGTGCGCGCGCTGCGCCCGCTGGCGGATGAAACGGGCTGCATCCTGGACGTGCATTTGATGATTAGTGACCCGGATGCGTACATTCCCGCCTTCGCGCAGGCGGGCGCGGACATCCTCACGGTTCACGTGGAGGCGTGCCCCCATCTGCATCGTACGATTCAGCACATCAAGGACCACGGCTGCCGCGCCGGCGTCACGCTGAACCCGGCCACGCCGCTGGTGACGCTGGAGGAGATTTTGCCCGATGTGGACCTGCTTTTGATCATGTCCGTCAATCCCGGTTTTGGCGGACAGGCGTATATTCCCGGCAGCGGCGCGAAAATCCGCCGCGCCCGCCAAATGCTTGACGCGATTCACTCCCGGGCCTGGCTGGAGGTGGATGGGGGGATTAAGCCGGGCAACGCCGCCGAGGTGGTTCGCCAGGGCGCGGATGTGCTGGTGGCGGGCAGCGCGATCTTTGGCGGCTCGCGTGGGGTGGCGGCGAATGTGGCGGCTTTTCGGGAGGCGCTGGCGGGGGTGGAGCAGGGCGGTTAA
- the tkt gene encoding transketolase, with amino-acid sequence MTDARHQLAANTIRTLAMDAVQKAGNGHPGMPMGMADIAVVLWRHFLRHDPVHPDWPDRDRFVLSNGHGSALLYSLLHLTGYEAVTLAQLQNLRQWGSLTPGHPEHAHTPGVETTTGPLGQGIGNAVGMALAERWLARRYNRPGFSVVDHYTYVFCGDGDLMEGISHEVGALAAHLGLGKLIFLYDDNGITIDGHTSLAWSEDVPARFAAYGWHTLRVDGHDAEAIAAAITAARAETARPSLIACRTHIGFGSPHKQDSSAAHGEALGEEEIRLTKAALGWPVEAKFLVPDEVYAYMRENLDGEAERAWRQLFRDYAGIYPDLAAELEAAWAGEMPASWQTHLPTFTPAQKMATRASAGKVLDAIFPHIPTLIGGSADLTGSNKTLPGGVAHLTRDDFSGRYIHFGIREHGMGGILNGMALHGGLRPYGGTFFVFTDYMRPTIRLAAMMRLPVIYVFTHDSIGLGEDGPTHQPIEHLMSLRGLPNLITFRPADAQEAIVGWRVALENKTGPTALVLTRQGVPTLAPDPVLGPDGAARGAYILSDAADARVILIGTGSEVHIALTAQQQLADAGIPARVVSMPSWELFARQPAAYQEQVLPATITARVAVEAGATFGWAKYVGAHGVAIGLDHFGASAPYQTLYEQFGLTPEAVARAAKQQLEN; translated from the coding sequence ATGACAGATGCCCGCCACCAACTAGCCGCCAACACCATCCGCACCCTGGCTATGGACGCCGTGCAAAAAGCGGGGAACGGCCATCCGGGGATGCCCATGGGCATGGCCGACATAGCCGTGGTCCTGTGGCGACACTTTTTGCGGCACGATCCGGTGCATCCCGATTGGCCGGACCGTGACCGTTTCGTGCTGTCCAATGGGCATGGCTCGGCGCTGCTTTACAGTCTGCTGCACCTGACCGGCTATGAGGCGGTGACGCTGGCGCAACTCCAGAATCTGCGGCAGTGGGGCAGCCTTACGCCGGGGCATCCAGAACACGCGCACACGCCAGGCGTGGAGACGACGACCGGCCCGCTGGGGCAGGGGATCGGCAATGCCGTGGGCATGGCCCTGGCGGAACGATGGCTGGCGCGGCGGTACAATCGCCCCGGCTTCAGCGTCGTGGACCATTACACCTACGTTTTTTGTGGGGATGGGGATTTGATGGAGGGGATTTCGCATGAAGTGGGCGCGCTGGCGGCGCATCTGGGGTTGGGCAAGCTCATCTTCCTCTACGACGATAATGGCATCACCATTGATGGACATACGTCGCTGGCCTGGAGCGAGGATGTGCCCGCCCGCTTTGCCGCTTATGGCTGGCACACGCTGCGCGTGGATGGGCACGACGCGGAGGCGATTGCCGCGGCCATCACCGCCGCGCGCGCGGAGACGGCGCGCCCCAGCCTGATTGCCTGCCGCACGCACATTGGCTTTGGCAGCCCGCACAAGCAGGACAGTAGCGCGGCGCATGGCGAGGCGTTGGGGGAGGAAGAAATCCGCCTGACGAAAGCGGCGTTGGGCTGGCCGGTGGAGGCGAAGTTCCTGGTTCCCGACGAGGTGTACGCCTACATGCGGGAGAATCTGGATGGGGAGGCGGAGCGGGCATGGCGGCAGTTGTTCCGGGATTATGCCGGCATTTACCCGGACCTGGCAGCGGAATTGGAGGCGGCGTGGGCCGGGGAAATGCCGGCATCCTGGCAAACCCACCTCCCCACCTTCACCCCCGCGCAGAAAATGGCGACCCGCGCCAGTGCCGGCAAAGTCCTTGACGCCATCTTCCCCCACATCCCCACCCTCATCGGCGGTTCCGCCGACCTCACCGGCTCCAACAAAACCCTCCCCGGCGGCGTCGCCCACCTCACCCGCGACGACTTCTCCGGGCGATACATCCACTTTGGCATCCGCGAACACGGCATGGGCGGCATCCTCAACGGCATGGCCCTGCACGGCGGCCTCCGTCCCTACGGCGGCACCTTCTTCGTCTTCACCGACTACATGCGCCCCACCATTCGCCTGGCAGCCATGATGCGCCTGCCCGTCATCTACGTCTTCACCCACGACAGCATCGGCCTGGGCGAAGACGGCCCCACGCACCAACCCATCGAACATCTGATGAGCTTGCGCGGGCTGCCCAACCTGATCACCTTCCGCCCCGCCGACGCGCAAGAGGCGATTGTTGGCTGGCGAGTGGCCCTGGAAAACAAAACCGGCCCCACGGCTCTCGTCCTCACGCGCCAGGGCGTGCCCACTCTCGCGCCCGACCCCGTGCTGGGGCCGGATGGCGCGGCGCGTGGCGCGTACATCCTCAGCGACGCCGCCGATGCGCGCGTGATCCTCATTGGCACAGGCTCGGAGGTGCATATTGCTTTGACCGCGCAGCAGCAGTTGGCGGATGCCGGCATTCCCGCGCGCGTCGTCTCCATGCCCTCCTGGGAACTGTTTGCGCGGCAGCCCGCCGCCTACCAGGAGCAGGTGCTGCCCGCGACCATCACGGCGCGGGTGGCCGTGGAAGCCGGAGCCACCTTCGGCTGGGCGAAATACGTAGGCGCGCACGGCGTGGCCATTGGCCTGGACCACTTTGGCGCGTCCGCGCCCTACCAGACCCTCTACGAGCAGTTCGGTCTCACGCCAGAGGCGGTCGCGCGGGCGGCGAAGCAACAATTAGAAAACTAA
- a CDS encoding 3-hydroxyacyl-CoA dehydrogenase, with amino-acid sequence MQIANHTFLVTGGSSGLGAACVRRLVAAGGRVVIADLNEADGTALAAALGEAACFAHTNVTEENSVRAAVDLAVERFGGLHGVVNCAGIAIAATVLSSKRGTHTLADFNKVIAINLGGTFNVIRLAVERISQQDPDDSGERGVIINTASVAAFDGQIGQTAYAASKGGIVSLTLPLAREFARYGIRVMTIAPGIFDTAMLAGLPEPARLSLGQQVPFPSRLGQPDEYAALAQHIIENPMLNGEVIRLDGALRMAPK; translated from the coding sequence ATGCAAATTGCTAACCACACTTTCCTCGTTACTGGCGGTAGCTCTGGACTGGGCGCGGCCTGTGTCCGTCGCCTGGTGGCGGCGGGTGGTCGCGTTGTCATTGCGGATTTGAATGAGGCGGATGGGACTGCCCTGGCGGCGGCGTTGGGGGAGGCGGCTTGTTTTGCGCACACGAATGTGACAGAGGAGAACAGCGTGCGGGCGGCGGTGGATTTGGCCGTGGAGAGGTTTGGCGGGCTGCATGGGGTGGTGAATTGTGCCGGCATTGCCATCGCCGCCACCGTCCTCAGCAGTAAACGCGGAACCCATACCCTCGCCGACTTCAACAAAGTCATCGCCATCAACCTCGGCGGCACCTTCAACGTCATCCGCCTTGCCGTTGAACGCATCAGCCAACAAGACCCCGACGACAGCGGCGAGCGCGGCGTGATCATCAACACCGCCTCCGTCGCCGCCTTTGACGGCCAGATCGGGCAAACCGCCTACGCCGCCTCCAAAGGCGGCATTGTCAGCCTCACCCTCCCCCTGGCGCGCGAATTCGCCCGCTACGGTATCCGCGTTATGACCATCGCCCCCGGCATTTTCGACACCGCCATGCTCGCCGGCCTGCCCGAACCCGCCCGCCTCTCCCTGGGGCAGCAAGTTCCCTTCCCCTCCCGCCTGGGGCAGCCCGACGAATACGCCGCTCTGGCGCAGCACATCATCGAAAACCCCATGCTCAACGGCGAAGTCATCCGCCTCGACGGTGCCCTGCGCATGGCTCCCAAGTAG